A genomic segment from Spinacia oleracea cultivar Varoflay chromosome 3, BTI_SOV_V1, whole genome shotgun sequence encodes:
- the LOC110791809 gene encoding protein SRC2: MELEMKVMWCKGLSAFNFFQKLTVYAAVSISTKKDSLELTQDQKQEQKTPVDDDGDGNPEWNHPIKFDLRPLHRINPGFEDLCLLFELRNHGQLFGYRTIGDVRVPLTELIQSVGIEIPRFVSYEVRSPQGHHNHHHPQLDGNTTNSDTHVIGYHHQQLDGNTMQNMNSETHYFHHKLDESASISDSGRIQYPNLEEHASPPVVLSATTPTHYHPPPPPPPYEDPHWGYLRPPGYDHW, from the exons atggAATTAGAGATGAAGGTAATGTGGTGCAAAGGCTTAAGTGCATTCAATTTCTTCCAAAAACTAACAGTTTATGCAGCTGTATCCATAAGCACAAAAAAGGACAGCCTAGAACTGACACAAGACCAAAAACAGGAGCAGAAAACTCCTGTTGATGATGATGGAGATGGCAATCCTGAATGGAATCATCCCATCAAGTTTGATTTACGACCGCTGCATCGAATCAACCCTGGTTTTGAAGACTTGTGTCTTCTGTTCGAGTTGCGGAATCATGGGCAGTTGTTTGGTTATAGGACCATTGGGGATGTTCGTGTTCCTTTAACAGAATTGATTCAGTCTGTTGGAATTGAGATTCCCAGATTTGTTAGTTATGAGGTGCGTAGTCCTCAAG GTCatcataatcatcatcatccacAGTTGGATGGTAATACTACAAATTCAGATACTCATGTCATAGGTTACCATCATCAGCAGTTGGATGGTAATACAATGCAGAATATGAATTCAGAAACTCATTATTTTCATCATAAATTGGATGAATCTGCTTCAATATCAGATTCAGGAAGAATTCAGTACCCAAATTTGGAGGAACATGCAAGCCCGCCTGTCGTACTATCAGCAACCACCCCTACCCATTATCATCCTCCACCGCCGCCGCCACCATATGAAGACCCGCATTGGGGATATCTTAGGCCACCTGGCTATGACCATTGGTAG